Within the Desulfitobacterium chlororespirans DSM 11544 genome, the region TCACCTATGAACGGAATAACATGGGCATGATGGGTTATCCGATCCAGTAAAGCTACGGTTAGTGCATTGTCGCCAAATACCTCCCCCCAACGGCCAAATTCCAGGTTTGTGGTTATGATCAGGCTGCCACGTTCATAGCGTTCTGAGCAGAACTGGAAAAGCAAAGGACTGCCCGCGCCCAGATTAATGTAGCCCAGTTCATCGAGAATCACGAGATCAAATTTGTTCCAGGTCTTGAGGTAACGCGGTAATCGATACTCACTCTCTGCTTTTAATAGCTCTTGAATGAGATCACTCACTTTGATGAAACGAACCCTATACCCTTGTTGAATCGCAGAAATGCCGATGGCTGTAGCAATATGGGATTTTCCCGTGCCGGATTGCCCGACACAAATCAGATTCTCTCGTTGTTCAATAAATCGGCATTCAGCCAGAGAAACAATCTTGGTCTTGGGGACTTTAGGAATACTCATGAAGTCAAATCCTTCGATGGTCTTCATCTCTTGAATTCGGGATTGTTTTAATCGTGAGGCTAATCGTTTCTGGGTACGAACCTCCACTTCTTTCGCCAAGACTGCCGCTAAGAAGGAAGTCGGTGTTTGATTCTGAGCCATGGCATCCCGGGCGAGATCCCTAAAGTGGGCTTTTAGTCCAGGAAGTTTAAGCTGTTTGCAGTAAATATCAATCACTGCTTCCTTCGCGTCAAGCAACTCCGTCATGGTTCGCCCCTCCCATCAGGTGATCATATTTAGAGGGTGTGTCCACTGGAACCTCTAAACGGGCCAGGGGTGACTTCGTTTCCCTAAGGGAAACCTTGGGCGTTGAAGCGTGTACCATGAGAATCTGTCGGATCGACTCTTGGCTGGGAGAATGATGCAGAAGTCCTTCTTCCACGGCCGCGAGGACATCTTCAAAGCGGTACTCAAGATGAAGTAGCAGGATCTTGGCAAATTCACGGTATCCTTCCGGGTCGTTACTACACATTCGAACTCTCAGCTTTTGATACACTTCCGGAAGCTTTCGGACCACTAGAGCATTTTTAGCTGATCGGGGTTTGGTTTGAATGAGGGGTAAATAATGCTCAAGCTTCATCACCTTCTCGCCGCGGCTGTAAGATCGCTCATGGACGGTAACCAACTTTGAGGCGTCATACACTTCAATTCGGTCCACAAAAGCTTCCACGCGAAGGTGACGATTCCCGTAAGCGACCGGTACGGAGTACGTGTTGCGATCCAGTTGAAAAAGGAGCAGCCGGCTGGTGGAAACCATATGAGTTCGCGAACAGGGAAACGGGACAGAAGGCAGGGCCCTAAGTCCTTGACGTTCTTGCTCCCATTCTTTGCTCCGGATTCTCCGTTGCTTCTCACACCAATGAAGGAGTTGCTCATTGAGTTCGTCGAGGGAATGAACGTGTGGAACGGGAACCATCGCGCTACGTCGCACAAATTTAACGAGGTTCTCAACCGTCCCTTTTTCGTTGCCACTGGCCGGGTTACAAAAGTCACTGTCAAATAAGTAATGAGCCCGGAGACTGGAGAAGACCGTATGTTCTTGACGATGAGGACCTTTAAGAATCTTTGTGACCGCGGTTTTGGGATTGTCATAGACCAGGCTTGACGGAACGCCGCCTAACCACTCAAAGGCTCGTTTATGTCCCTCAAGGAAGGCTTCCAGTTTTTCCGTCGGCGATGCCCAGACAAAGGGGATAAGGCTCGCTTTAAGTCTCAGGCAGAACAGGCAGACTTCCGTATAGTGCCCCTGGATGTATACTTTTGCTCTGCCCCAGT harbors:
- the istA gene encoding IS21 family transposase; translation: MLEMVDKEYIRKKHFVEGWSIRKISRNLKVARQTIRKALNDSHIPHYQLTKEKPSPVLDPYKEIIREWLKQDESAPPKQRHTARKIYDRLKEDHGFTGGESTVRTFVQREKRQHVEMFVPLTADWGEQAQVDWGRAKVYIQGHYTEVCLFCLRLKASLIPFVWASPTEKLEAFLEGHKRAFEWLGGVPSSLVYDNPKTAVTKILKGPHRQEHTVFSSLRAHYLFDSDFCNPASGNEKGTVENLVKFVRRSAMVPVPHVHSLDELNEQLLHWCEKQRRIRSKEWEQERQGLRALPSVPFPCSRTHMVSTSRLLLFQLDRNTYSVPVAYGNRHLRVEAFVDRIEVYDASKLVTVHERSYSRGEKVMKLEHYLPLIQTKPRSAKNALVVRKLPEVYQKLRVRMCSNDPEGYREFAKILLLHLEYRFEDVLAAVEEGLLHHSPSQESIRQILMVHASTPKVSLRETKSPLARLEVPVDTPSKYDHLMGGANHDGVA
- the istB gene encoding IS21-like element helper ATPase IstB — its product is MTELLDAKEAVIDIYCKQLKLPGLKAHFRDLARDAMAQNQTPTSFLAAVLAKEVEVRTQKRLASRLKQSRIQEMKTIEGFDFMSIPKVPKTKIVSLAECRFIEQRENLICVGQSGTGKSHIATAIGISAIQQGYRVRFIKVSDLIQELLKAESEYRLPRYLKTWNKFDLVILDELGYINLGAGSPLLFQFCSERYERGSLIITTNLEFGRWGEVFGDNALTVALLDRITHHAHVIPFIGESYRFKQSKGNKIND